Part of the bacterium genome, AAATTATGGATATGGGAAAAATAGTCAGACGGGTTACATCGCAGACAAGTAATAACGCTATCCTTGGCGGGCTGTTAGCAGTTATAATGATGTTCCTGTTTTTAAGAAACTGGCGCCCGACTCTGGCAATTTCTCTGGCTATTCCAATTTCTTTGATTGCTACTTTCATTCCTATTTATTTAGCCGGTTATTCTTTAAACATTATGACACTGGCGGGCCTGGCGCTCGGTGTGGGGATGCTGGTGGATAATGCGGTAGTGGTCATAGAAAATATATACCGGCATCTTGAATTGGGGGACGATAGAATTACATCAGCTAAACTCGGCGCGTCTGAAGTAGGAATGGCAATTACCGCATCCACTTTAACGACTATTTCGGTGTTTTTACCTATGATATTTGGCGGCGGTATTGCCGGTCAAATGATTCGCGGATTAGCGTTGACAGTGTCCTTTGCCCTTTTTATGTCATTATTTGTTGCGCTTACTATTGTGCCCATGATTGCATCCATATTATTTAAAAAAAGAAGCTCGGAAAAAGAATATGAAAAAGCTTCCGGCTCGCAGAGGTTTGAAAAATTCAAAAATAAGTACTTAAAACTGCTAAAATTGACGTTGCGACACCGCCTGCTTACTATCGGCATTGTGGCAGTCCTTTTTATTATCTCTGTGGGGCTTATTCCTTTTATGGGAACGGAATTTATGCCCAAGTCCGATATGCCCATGCAAGTTTTAAAAATAACAATGCCGGTGGGTACTGAACTTGAACAAACCAATGAAGTCGTTTCACAGCTTGAAGAAATTGTCAGTAACATTGATGAAGTAAAAATATTTTTGGTAAACATAGGCACTATGGGAGAAGGAATGGCAGTTTCCGACCCCAGCAGCCCTGGTGGTGTTAATGAAGCCACCTTGTTTTTGAAGTTAAAAGATCTCGAAGACAGAGACAGATCTTCCGATGAAATCATGGAGGAAATAAGAAGCAAGGCTCCGAAATTGGAAGGTGTTAGATATTCTGTCCTCGATATGTCCGGTATGATGATGGGAGGTGGAGAATCTGCACCTGTCGTGATAAAGATATTTGGGAAAGATCTTTCTGAACTCAAAAATA contains:
- a CDS encoding efflux RND transporter permease subunit; protein product: IMDMGKIVRRVTSQTSNNAILGGLLAVIMMFLFLRNWRPTLAISLAIPISLIATFIPIYLAGYSLNIMTLAGLALGVGMLVDNAVVVIENIYRHLELGDDRITSAKLGASEVGMAITASTLTTISVFLPMIFGGGIAGQMIRGLALTVSFALFMSLFVALTIVPMIASILFKKRSSEKEYEKASGSQRFEKFKNKYLKLLKLTLRHRLLTIGIVAVLFIISVGLIPFMGTEFMPKSDMPMQVLKITMPVGTELEQTNEVVSQLEEIVSNIDEVKIFLVNIGTMGEGMAVSDPSSPGGVNEATLFLKLKDLEDRDRSSDEIMEEIRSKAPKLEGVRYSVLDMSGMMMGGGESAPVVIKIFGKDLSELKNISNTIEKRITDVPGIRDVNNSLKEANMEQHIVINRDKAFRYGLTVAQIASAVRTATLGTKAGEFRKGGDEIDIRVRLNENSRNSLPDIEHINIASPLGFTVPLNHVAKILPGEGPLKIEREHQVRVATITANILDRDLGGTIADVKEKIKDIEGNLPTGYFIEYGGSYKDMKESFTTLLQALLLAIVLMYVIMAAQFESFSHPFVIMFTLPLALIGVVLLSLVTGTTLSIVSLMGAIILAGIVVNNGIVLIDRANKLRIGGIEKHEALIQAGGDRLRPVLITALTTIIGMLPMAVSTGQGAAMRAPMAIAVIGGLISATFFTLVIVPAVYSIVDHISYKTEKGFMNKLHGEDA